A section of the Nitrospirota bacterium genome encodes:
- a CDS encoding NAD(P)H-hydrate dehydratase — protein MLKVATAGEMRDIDRSTIKKYGIAGTVLMERAGRAVAEKINKLFTVHCSPFTVFIFCGGGNNGGDGFVIARLLHEQGKDVKVFLSAKPEDLKGDAKINYDSAVKSAVRIFSLKKFLSVHCSLLTVNCLIVDALLGTGLSKPVAGDLAKCITLINSHRLSIAQKSGVCLPAGKLQTSNFAVVSVDIPSGISSDTGQIMGCAVKADYTVTFGLPKRGHLLYPGAEHTGELFIEKIGFPDELLASEKIKVNLIEKPDVIKLLPQRPKYSHKGTYGHVLLIAGSRGKTGAAFMSAKACLRAGAGLVTIGVPESLLNIFQARVTEEMVLPLPDKGNGTLSFRAVDAILEFISKKVKVFAIGPGISVSDDISKLVGALIINSKVPMVIDADGINAIAGRSSILKKAKAPVILTPHVGEMARLLEGSRGQGVKGSRGVTAGFSLREKVEENRIDTAISFAKKTKAYLILKGVPTVIATPGGDAFINPTGNPGMATAGTGDVLTGMISALLAQGLSPQNAAISGSYMHGITGDVIAGRKGEHSLIASDMINAIPAVFKSLVEFHAKV, from the coding sequence ATGCTTAAAGTCGCCACTGCCGGGGAGATGCGGGATATTGACCGTAGTACGATTAAAAAATACGGCATTGCAGGGACTGTGCTTATGGAGAGGGCAGGACGTGCAGTAGCTGAAAAAATAAATAAACTGTTCACTGTTCACTGTTCACCGTTCACTGTCTTTATTTTTTGCGGAGGCGGCAACAACGGCGGGGACGGGTTTGTCATTGCAAGGCTTCTTCATGAGCAGGGTAAAGATGTTAAGGTCTTTCTTTCGGCAAAACCCGAAGATTTAAAAGGCGACGCAAAAATTAATTATGACTCCGCCGTAAAATCCGCCGTCAGGATTTTTTCTTTAAAAAAGTTTTTGTCTGTTCACTGTTCACTGTTAACTGTTAACTGTCTCATTGTTGATGCCCTCCTCGGCACAGGACTCAGCAAGCCCGTAGCAGGAGACCTTGCAAAATGTATTACCTTGATAAACAGTCATAGGTTGTCAATTGCCCAGAAGTCCGGAGTTTGCCTGCCAGCAGGCAAGCTCCAGACTTCTAACTTTGCAGTGGTTTCCGTTGACATCCCCTCAGGCATCTCATCAGACACAGGACAGATTATGGGTTGTGCGGTTAAGGCAGACTATACAGTCACTTTCGGACTTCCCAAAAGAGGACACCTGCTGTATCCCGGGGCTGAACATACCGGGGAATTATTTATTGAGAAGATCGGCTTCCCTGATGAACTGCTTGCATCAGAAAAAATCAAGGTTAATTTAATAGAAAAGCCTGATGTAATCAAGCTGCTTCCTCAAAGACCAAAATATTCCCACAAAGGAACGTACGGGCACGTGCTTTTAATAGCAGGTTCAAGGGGAAAAACCGGCGCAGCATTTATGTCTGCAAAGGCGTGCCTCAGGGCAGGCGCCGGACTTGTGACAATAGGGGTGCCGGAGTCTCTTTTAAATATATTTCAGGCGAGGGTTACTGAGGAGATGGTTTTACCCCTGCCTGACAAAGGGAACGGCACGCTTTCATTCAGGGCAGTTGACGCGATACTTGAATTTATCAGCAAAAAAGTAAAGGTCTTTGCCATAGGTCCGGGAATTTCTGTCAGCGATGATATCTCAAAATTAGTCGGTGCGCTTATTATAAATTCAAAAGTCCCAATGGTTATTGACGCTGACGGAATCAATGCGATTGCAGGCAGAAGCAGTATTTTAAAAAAGGCAAAGGCGCCGGTAATTCTCACGCCTCATGTCGGGGAAATGGCAAGGCTTTTGGAGGGGTCAAGGGGTCAAGGGGTCAAGGGGTCAAGGGGGGTAACCGCAGGCTTTAGCCTGCGTGAAAAAGTAGAAGAAAACAGAATTGATACTGCAATTTCCTTTGCAAAGAAGACTAAGGCGTATCTCATACTTAAAGGTGTCCCGACTGTGATTGCCACTCCCGGGGGCGATGCATTTATAAACCCCACGGGCAATCCCGGAATGGCGACTGCCGGTACAGGAGATGTACTGACAGGCATGATTTCTGCCTTGCTTGCTCAGGGCTTAAGCCCTCAAAATGCTGCAATTTCAGGTAGTTATATGCACGGAATTACCGGAGATGTTATTGCCGGCAGAAAAGGGGAACATTCCTTAATCGCATCTGATATGATTAATGCAATACCCGCCGTTTTTAAATCGCTTGTTGAATTTCACGCTAAAGTGTAA
- a CDS encoding VCBS repeat-containing protein, protein MDWNNDGKHDLLAGNGLGQVTIFLNTNNNSAPVLDGGVKVYAGAGWLDVGNRAASDVTDWNGDGKKDLVIGNLDGNIKIYLNEGTDASPVYNSGTNLTLSGGAVFDVGSRSAPRVVDWNHDGKQDLMVGEYYGYIYYLQNVGTNSAPVFNSAEQLLLADGTALRYIDSELPATPRSRFDVVDWDGNGYSDLIVGGKDGRLMIYGAAPEPLSAVLFIIGGGVMGLRGLRKGLRKDKHNTL, encoded by the coding sequence GTGGACTGGAATAATGACGGAAAACATGATTTACTGGCAGGGAATGGATTAGGGCAAGTAACTATTTTTCTTAATACAAACAACAATTCAGCCCCTGTTTTAGACGGCGGTGTCAAGGTATATGCCGGCGCAGGGTGGCTTGATGTTGGAAACAGGGCGGCGTCAGATGTGACAGATTGGAATGGGGACGGAAAGAAAGACCTTGTTATAGGTAATCTTGACGGAAATATCAAAATCTATTTAAATGAGGGTACAGATGCATCTCCGGTTTATAATTCAGGAACCAATTTAACATTAAGCGGCGGAGCGGTTTTTGATGTCGGCTCAAGGTCAGCGCCGAGGGTAGTTGACTGGAATCACGATGGGAAACAGGACCTTATGGTCGGAGAATATTACGGGTATATTTACTATCTGCAGAATGTCGGGACAAACAGCGCGCCTGTATTTAATTCTGCTGAACAATTATTGTTGGCAGACGGCACGGCGCTCCGTTACATTGACTCTGAACTTCCTGCTACTCCACGCTCCCGTTTTGATGTTGTTGACTGGGACGGCAACGGCTACAGCGACTTAATCGTAGGCGGCAAAGACGGAAGACTTATGATTTACGGAGCGGCCCCTGAGCCTTTGTCTGCAGTGTTATTTATTATTGGCGGCGGAGTGATGGGTCTCAGAGGGCTGAGGAAGGGGCTTAGAAAAGATAAACATAACACATTATAA
- a CDS encoding DUF177 domain-containing protein has product MRITVSSIPETGLEQEIKIAAPSDDIIKGEVHGFFKIFKIDDRVLVKGWANAAASLLCSRCLEQCSCPLNVKFDVEYLPLKEVIEVGEHELTKEELDVSFYENDQIDVEELVREQILLAVPMKPLCRADCRGLCPKCGRNLNEGACSCIVDDIDPRLAKLRKFQSRRSGIEK; this is encoded by the coding sequence ATGCGAATTACCGTATCCAGCATTCCGGAAACAGGACTGGAGCAGGAGATTAAGATAGCAGCCCCTTCTGATGACATAATCAAGGGGGAGGTGCATGGTTTTTTTAAGATATTTAAAATCGACGACAGAGTATTGGTAAAAGGCTGGGCTAACGCAGCAGCATCCCTGTTATGCAGCCGCTGTTTGGAACAATGCTCCTGTCCGCTTAACGTCAAATTTGATGTTGAGTATCTTCCGCTAAAGGAAGTTATTGAAGTTGGCGAGCATGAATTAACAAAAGAGGAATTAGACGTTAGTTTTTATGAAAATGATCAGATAGACGTTGAGGAATTAGTCAGGGAGCAGATACTCCTTGCTGTTCCGATGAAGCCTTTATGCAGGGCTGATTGCAGGGGGTTATGCCCGAAGTGCGGCAGGAATTTAAACGAGGGAGCATGTTCCTGCATTGTTGACGATATAGACCCGAGGTTAGCTAAACTCAGAAAATTTCAGTCCCGGCGTTCCGGGATTGAAAAATAG
- the rpmF gene encoding 50S ribosomal protein L32, with amino-acid sequence MPNPTHRHSRSRRDKRRANWKIEAPNIALCPDCHEPKLPHRICPHCGTYRGKRIIEIVEKETV; translated from the coding sequence ATGCCAAATCCTACACACAGGCATTCAAGGTCCAGGCGGGATAAGAGGAGGGCCAACTGGAAGATTGAAGCCCCTAATATTGCCCTCTGCCCTGACTGCCACGAACCGAAACTGCCTCACCGTATTTGTCCGCACTGCGGAACATACAGGGGCAAGAGAATTATTGAAATAGTTGAAAAAGAAACTGTATGA
- the plsX gene encoding phosphate acyltransferase PlsX — translation MKIALDAMGGDHAPAVTVEGAVEIVNEADDISVILVGNETEIENELKGKKYPPSTIIVKHASQIVGMDESPAAAFRQKKDSSIRVAVELVKSGDADAVVSAGNSGVVMATSLYVLGRIPGVERPAIAAIMPTLKGLFVLIDAGANVDCKPSHLLHFAIMGEAYARSIFNIDSPKIALLGIGEEDAKGNELTKEAFKLLRDSDINFSGNIEGKDIFAGEADVVVCDGFVGNIALKISEGLSEAITKMLKREISEKMTGRFGYLLIKDALKNFKKKTDYAEYGGAPLLGINKPCIISHGRSTTKAIKNALKLADEFYKKGLIDIMTREFDEIISRGEQELVKK, via the coding sequence ATGAAAATTGCTCTGGATGCAATGGGCGGCGATCATGCCCCTGCAGTTACAGTAGAAGGCGCTGTTGAAATTGTTAATGAGGCGGATGACATATCTGTCATACTCGTCGGCAATGAAACGGAGATTGAGAATGAACTCAAAGGGAAAAAATATCCGCCTTCCACAATTATCGTAAAGCACGCTTCACAGATTGTCGGGATGGATGAGTCTCCGGCGGCGGCGTTCAGGCAGAAAAAGGATTCTTCCATCAGAGTTGCCGTTGAACTTGTGAAATCCGGCGATGCAGATGCAGTGGTAAGCGCCGGCAATTCGGGAGTAGTTATGGCAACATCGCTTTATGTTCTCGGAAGAATTCCCGGAGTTGAAAGACCTGCTATTGCCGCTATTATGCCTACATTAAAAGGTCTGTTTGTCCTGATTGACGCAGGGGCGAATGTAGACTGCAAGCCGTCTCATTTACTGCACTTTGCAATCATGGGGGAGGCTTACGCGAGGAGTATCTTTAATATTGATTCCCCGAAGATTGCCCTGCTGGGCATAGGAGAGGAAGACGCAAAGGGGAATGAGCTTACCAAAGAGGCATTTAAACTTTTAAGAGATTCAGACATCAATTTTTCAGGCAATATAGAGGGCAAGGATATATTTGCAGGCGAGGCTGACGTTGTTGTCTGCGACGGATTTGTCGGCAATATCGCGCTTAAGATAAGCGAAGGACTTTCCGAGGCGATAACAAAGATGCTCAAGAGGGAAATTTCCGAGAAGATGACCGGCAGGTTCGGATATCTGTTAATAAAGGATGCATTAAAGAACTTCAAGAAAAAAACAGATTATGCAGAATACGGCGGGGCTCCGCTTTTAGGCATAAACAAGCCGTGCATAATCAGCCATGGCCGTTCAACCACAAAGGCAATCAAAAATGCGTTGAAACTTGCCGATGAATTTTATAAAAAAGGTCTTATTGATATTATGACCAGGGAATTCGATGAAATAATTTCACGGGGAGAACAAGAACTTGTTAAAAAGTAG
- a CDS encoding ketoacyl-ACP synthase III, with protein sequence MLKSRIAGTGSYVPEKVLSNFDLEKMVDTTDEWITERTGIKERRIAKNTQAASDLGLEAAKRAIKSAGIKPKDIDLIITATVSGDMPFPPTASIIQGKLGAKNAGAFDLNATCSGFVYGLSVADNFIRAGTFKKILVIGTEVLSRITDWEDRATCILFGDGAGAVILEAAKEDRGIMSLSLHSDGNLWDLICLPGGGSRHPVSKESMKEKLHYIKMKGNETFKVAVRTLESLVVDTLKAAKIKPSQLALLIPHQANMRIIQATASRLNLPMDKVAVNIHKYGNTSSASIPIALDEAVRTGRIRKGDYVLLEAFGGGLTWGAVLIKW encoded by the coding sequence TTGTTAAAAAGTAGAATAGCCGGCACGGGCTCTTATGTGCCGGAAAAAGTCCTCAGCAATTTTGACCTTGAGAAGATGGTAGATACCACTGATGAATGGATTACCGAGAGGACGGGAATAAAAGAGAGAAGAATTGCAAAAAATACGCAGGCGGCATCTGATCTGGGACTTGAAGCGGCAAAGAGGGCAATAAAGAGCGCGGGCATAAAGCCTAAGGACATTGATTTAATAATTACTGCCACGGTGTCGGGAGATATGCCGTTTCCTCCTACTGCATCAATAATACAGGGGAAACTCGGCGCAAAAAATGCAGGGGCCTTTGACCTTAATGCGACATGCAGCGGATTTGTGTACGGGCTTTCGGTTGCGGATAACTTTATCAGGGCAGGGACTTTTAAAAAGATACTCGTTATTGGAACGGAGGTCTTATCAAGGATTACTGACTGGGAAGACAGGGCAACCTGTATTTTATTCGGCGACGGCGCCGGAGCCGTAATTCTGGAGGCTGCAAAAGAGGACCGGGGGATTATGTCCTTAAGCCTGCATTCAGACGGGAATCTCTGGGATTTAATCTGTCTCCCGGGCGGCGGGTCCAGGCATCCGGTATCCAAAGAAAGCATGAAGGAAAAATTGCATTACATAAAAATGAAGGGCAATGAGACCTTTAAGGTTGCGGTAAGGACTCTTGAGAGCCTTGTTGTGGATACTTTAAAGGCTGCTAAGATAAAACCCTCCCAGCTGGCCCTGCTTATTCCGCATCAGGCCAATATGAGGATAATACAAGCAACGGCAAGCAGGCTTAACCTGCCGATGGACAAGGTTGCCGTCAACATACATAAATACGGGAATACCTCAAGCGCGTCAATTCCGATAGCGCTTGATGAGGCGGTCAGGACAGGCAGGATACGCAAAGGCGATTATGTTTTGCTTGAGGCCTTCGGCGGCGGGCTTACGTGGGGCGCCGTGCTGATTAAATGGTAA
- a CDS encoding acyl-CoA dehydrogenase family protein, giving the protein MDYFLTEEQAMIRDLARQIADEKITPVRAELDEKEEFPWEIIKVIAQSDLLRIFIPEEYEGLGKGGFELVLAVEELSRACLGISTTYAANALGTYPILLYGSDAQKKKYLPDIASGKRLVAFGLTEANAGSDAAGIQTTAKLEGNEYVLNGTKQWITNGGEAEIYTIIAMTDKSKGPRGASAFIVEKGTPGFTFGKKENKMGIRASSTRELIFQDCRIPKENIISKEGMGFIVAMKTLDNSRTGVGAQGVGVAQGAFDAAASFARERHQFGHPVISFQAVQHILADMATQIEAARALVYSVAKFIDSKAKDVSKESAMAKVFATDVAMKVTVDAVQVMGGSGYMKEYPVEKMMRDAKILQIYEGTNQIQRNVIGQALIKETAKKK; this is encoded by the coding sequence ATGGATTATTTTTTGACTGAAGAACAGGCGATGATACGCGACCTTGCAAGGCAGATTGCGGACGAGAAAATCACCCCTGTAAGGGCTGAGCTTGATGAGAAGGAAGAATTTCCGTGGGAGATAATAAAGGTTATTGCCCAGTCAGACCTTCTGCGCATTTTCATACCGGAAGAATATGAAGGTTTGGGCAAGGGCGGGTTTGAGCTGGTCCTTGCGGTTGAGGAACTAAGCAGGGCATGTCTTGGCATTTCTACGACATATGCGGCAAATGCGCTCGGGACTTATCCCATACTGCTTTACGGCTCGGATGCGCAAAAGAAAAAATATCTTCCTGACATTGCATCAGGCAAAAGGCTTGTTGCCTTCGGGCTTACAGAAGCAAATGCGGGAAGCGACGCCGCAGGCATTCAGACCACGGCAAAGCTTGAGGGGAATGAATATGTCCTTAACGGCACAAAGCAGTGGATAACCAACGGCGGAGAGGCGGAGATATACACAATAATTGCAATGACGGACAAGAGCAAGGGACCGCGCGGGGCCTCGGCATTTATTGTTGAAAAAGGCACGCCCGGCTTTACCTTCGGCAAAAAAGAAAACAAGATGGGCATCAGGGCGTCATCAACAAGGGAATTAATATTTCAGGACTGCCGCATCCCCAAGGAAAACATCATCAGCAAGGAAGGGATGGGTTTTATAGTTGCGATGAAGACCCTTGATAATTCAAGGACCGGCGTGGGAGCTCAGGGCGTCGGAGTGGCTCAGGGCGCGTTTGATGCCGCTGCTTCGTTTGCGAGGGAGAGGCATCAGTTCGGGCATCCTGTAATCAGCTTTCAGGCAGTACAGCATATTCTTGCGGATATGGCGACTCAGATTGAGGCGGCGAGGGCGCTTGTGTATTCCGTTGCCAAATTTATAGACAGCAAGGCAAAGGATGTATCAAAGGAGTCTGCAATGGCAAAGGTGTTTGCCACGGATGTAGCTATGAAGGTCACGGTTGACGCGGTGCAGGTCATGGGCGGCTCAGGATACATGAAGGAATATCCCGTTGAAAAGATGATGCGCGACGCCAAGATTCTCCAGATATACGAAGGCACAAACCAGATACAGCGGAATGTCATAGGACAGGCGCTGATAAAAGAAACGGCAAAGAAGAAATAA
- a CDS encoding CopG family transcriptional regulator → MPSRQRVVMTLSVPPDTAKEYRNIAKAKGETISQFFREVFSFYKEEQLKEEFFQLQRYGVKKARALKITEKEVEKLVFEGR, encoded by the coding sequence ATGCCGTCAAGACAAAGAGTTGTAATGACATTATCGGTCCCGCCGGATACGGCAAAGGAATACAGAAACATTGCAAAGGCAAAAGGCGAGACCATAAGCCAGTTTTTCAGGGAAGTCTTTTCATTTTATAAAGAAGAACAGCTCAAAGAAGAATTTTTTCAGCTGCAGAGATACGGGGTGAAAAAAGCAAGGGCGTTAAAGATTACTGAAAAAGAAGTTGAGAAATTAGTCTTTGAAGGCAGATAG
- a CDS encoding putative toxin-antitoxin system toxin component, PIN family, whose amino-acid sequence MLRVVFDTNVYISAFNFPHSKAEEAYLLAVERKVELYTSVPILTETAKKLREKFLWDDEKITAVLKHISKAAAVLKPVKNITLLSDGPDNRILECAKEANASLIVTGDRHLLALKNYEGIGITRIAGFLYSF is encoded by the coding sequence GTGCTAAGGGTTGTATTTGACACCAACGTTTATATCTCTGCCTTTAATTTCCCTCACAGCAAGGCTGAAGAAGCGTACTTACTCGCAGTAGAAAGAAAAGTTGAGCTTTATACCTCAGTGCCCATACTCACGGAAACCGCTAAAAAACTCAGAGAAAAGTTTTTATGGGATGATGAAAAGATTACCGCAGTCCTGAAACATATCAGTAAAGCCGCAGCAGTCTTAAAACCGGTTAAAAATATTACCCTGCTTTCAGACGGTCCTGACAACAGAATACTTGAATGCGCAAAAGAGGCAAATGCCAGCCTTATAGTCACAGGGGACAGGCACCTCCTGGCCCTGAAGAATTATGAGGGAATCGGCATTACAAGAATTGCAGGGTTTTTGTATTCGTTTTAA